The sequence ACATCTTCCTGTGACCGCAGCCGGATGCGCTCGCGATAGAGGTCGCTGTCCTCCCGTGCCTTGACCTGGCGGGCCAGCACCGTCGCAGTGGCCTGGCAGGCGAGGCGGGTGGTGAGAGACAGGTTGCGCGGCTCGTGGTGGTGACAAGCGACCAGGCCCCAGAGAATGCCGTCCTTGACGATCGACATCGAGGCGGACGCTGCAACCCCCATGTTCTTGAGATACTGGATGTGGACCGGCGACACGCTGCGCAGCATGGAGTCGCTCATGTCGATCGTTTGCAGGTCGCTGCTGGCGCTGACGACCGGTGCGGGAGTGTAATGCACGTCGGCGATCACACGGACCTTGTTTCGGATGTAGAGCGCGCGGGCCTGGCGCGGAATGTCGGAGGCGGGAAAATGATGGTTCATGAAGCTTGCGGTGCCGTCCGCGATCGCTTCGCCCAATACGACTCCAGCTTCGTCATCGACGAACTGATAGATCAAGACCCGGCTATATCCGGTAAGCGTCTGGAATATCCGGGCGGCCTGTGCCGAAAGGTCCGCCAGTGACGTCGACCGCTCCAGGGTAGCGCCGAGTTCCTCCATCTGCCACAGGAAGGCGGCGTCGAGATTTGTTCCGTCTTTCTGTTCGGTCAGCTCGACGACCAGGTGTTCGCCACTGCGATAAGCAATCGCATCCCGCTTCTGGCCGTGGAGGCTTGCACCGATCACGACGCCAACCGCGCCGTCCGTCAAGCCGGCCGCCACCTGTGCAGCGCTCTGGCCGAAGACGCTTTCCAGTGACTGGTCCAATACGTTGCCCGCATCGCCCGCATAGCCAACGATCACACCCTGATCGTTGACGATCAGCATCACGCCATAGGGCTGGATGGAACCGGGAATGTGGATCGGTTCCAGGTCGCAGGCAGACAAATGGGCAGAGAAAGGCTCGTTCATGGCAACTTTCGTGGGTGCCGGCCTTGGCCGCGAGTTGGGACCCTAGCGAAGTTCGCCGGCGGGCGCGTTAAACTATATTAACTCAGTGCGCTCTTGTCGTCATCGAGAAGGGCTGGTCCGGGTTCGGGGCGGGTGCCGACATAGGCCGCCAGGCCGATCAGCACCAGCGCCACAAGTCCGGCGACCCACCACGCCGGATGTGCGGTCAATACAAACAGCGCCATCCCCAAAGCCATTCCGCCGATCGACATAAACTTATAACGCCGCGCGATCGCCCGGTGCTCCCGCCAGGCAACAATGGGTGGGCCGAATTTGGGATGGTTCAATATCCACGCCTCGGCGCGGCGGGAGGAGCGGGCGAAGCACCATGCAGCCAGGATCAGGAAGGTGGTTGTCGGCATCAGCGGGACGAATATCCCGATAATCCCCAGGGCCACCATCAGGACGCCGAGGACGAAATAGACTGGTCTGAGCATGGAGGCATCCGAAGGGCTTGGAGGATCACGTTAGTAGCCCTCCAGGAAACGGAACGCCAGCGTTCGCGCGCCGGCTTCTTTGTCGGAAATCTTCAATCTCGAAATCAGGCCTTTCCCTAGAACAGGGGCAAGGCTTCGGAGGTCGAAGCCAGCAACCGCGAGGACCGACAAATGACCGCAATCACCCCCTTCAAGATCGCTATCGACGACGCCGCCATCGAAGACCTGCACCTGCGCCTGCGCATGGCGCGGTTTCCCGAGACCTTCTCGGGCGATTGGAGCCGCGGCCAGCCCGTTTCCCTCATCCGCGAGCTAGCGGGCCAGTGGCTCAATTCCTATGACTGGCGCGCCTGGGAGGCTAAGCTAAACGCCTATCCGCAGTTCCTGACCGAGATCGATGGCCAGACCATCCATTTCCTCCATGTCCGCTCGCCCGAGGCCGATGCCGTGCCGCTCGTGCTGACCCATGGCTGGCCGTCGAGCGTGGTTGAATTTCTGCCCATCATCGACCAGCTGACCAATCCGAGCGCCCATGGCAAACCCGGTGCGCAGGCCTTTCACCTGGTGATCCCCTCGTTGCCTGGCTACGGGTTCTCGCGGCCGCTCGCCGGACCGGGCTGGGAAGCCGTGCGTACTGCCAAGGCCTGGGATGTGCTTATGAAGCGGCTGGGCTACCAGCGCTATGGCGCCCAGGGTGGCGACGGCGGCGCACTGGTGACGCGCGAACTGGCGATCCTCGCTCCCGAAGGCTTGATCGGCGTGCACATGCAGCAGGTCTTCGCCTTCCCGTCCGGCGCCCCGGGCGAAATGGACAAGCTCAGCCCGTTCGAACTGGCCGGCTTTGCCAATCTGGAGAAGTTCCAGAAATACAACGGCTATGCCGACATCCAGTCCAAGCGCCCCGGCACCCATGCCTATGGCCTGGTGGATTCCCCGGTCGCCCAGTTGGCCTGGAATGCCGAGCTGTTCTTCGGCTTCGAGGGCGAGGCGGTCGCAACCATGGATCGCGAACTGTTCCTGACCAATGCCTCGATCTACTGGTTCACCAACACCGGCAGCGAACAGGGCAACTTCTTCCTCGAGACTACCCAGACCGGCGGTGGCTATCGTGAGATCCCGACGGCGGTGCCGACGGCAGTGGCCTCGTTCCCCAACGATTTCCGGTCGGTCCGCACCTTCGTCGAACGCTCGTTCAGCAATATCGTGCAGTGGAGCGAAATGGAGAGCGGCGGGCACTTCGCCACCATCGACGCCACCGACGGGCTGATCGGCGATATCAGGAGCTTCTTCAGCCAGGTGCGCTGAGGCTGCCCTTCGGCGCCCGGGCGACCTGCCCGGGCGTCGTGCCCATGAAGGTGCGCAGCGAGCGGATCAGGTGGGGTTGGTCGGAATAGCCGAGGGCGTACGCGACCTCGGCTGCCGGCGTTCCGGCGCCCAGCATTGTAAGGGCGCGGCGGGCGCGGGCGATCTGACCATAGGTCTTGAGCGTCAGTCCTGTGGTCTTGAGAAAGTGCCGTTGCAGCGTGCGCTCGGTTGCTGCGTCGGGATGGCCCGAGACTACCGAGGCCACCAGCCGGTTGGCTCCCACCGCCTCGGTCGAAGCGAGGCGACGCACGAAATCCTCGACGCTGTCGAGGCGCGGGATTTCAAAGCTTTGCGTGCCCAGCATGAAGCGGTCGGGGCCCGCCATGTCGAGCATCACGCCCTCGTCTCGCATGACGTCGCCCGGCATCAGCGGCATATAGGCGAAGGGCTTGAAGGCGATGGTGAAGTTCTCGTCGCCCGGCTCCACGTCGAACTGGATGGGGCGCGTGGTCAGCCCGGTGCGCAGGACGAACGTTCCCTGGCGATTGCGAATGAAGGTGATGTCCCAGCACTGGTCGGGCAGGAATTCCACCGAACCGGTCGAGGTAAAGACGCTATGGGTCACGGTCTCCACCAGGGGGTGGACGTCGTCGCGCCGCTCGAGCTGATGCAAGATTGACCCCGCCGGATTGCGTCGTGAGGTTAGCCCGGCTGGTCCTGTGGCGCAACGTTGCGGGCATTGCGGGGCGGGCGGTTTGACCGCACGGTTGTCAAAGCCTATAGAGCGCCCAATATTGACGTGCTGCGCCCTGGGTTTTCGGAGGCCGCAGCCCCAACAGTCCAGCAGTTTCCGATGTCCCTAGCTACCGCCGCCGAGGCTGCGCCCCGGTCCACCGCCGAGCCGTTTCGTACCCGTCGTACCTTTGCGATCATTTCGCACCCGGACGCCGGCAAGACCACGCTGACCGAGCGCCTGCTGGCGGCTGCGGGCGCCATCCAGCAGGCCGGCGCCGTGCGCGGTAAAGCCGGCGTGCGCTCAACCCGTTCGGACTGGATGGAGATGGAGCAGCAGCGCGGCATTTCCATCACCTCGTCGGTGATGACCTTCGATTATGACGGGTTGACGCTAAACCTCCTCGATACGCCCGGCCACTCGGACTTCTCCGAGGATACCTATCGCACGCTCACTGCCGTGGACGCCGCCATCATGGTGATCGACGCCGCCAAGGGCATCGAATCGCAGACGCTCAAGCTGTTCGAAGTCTGCCGGCTGCGGGATATCCCGATCATCACGTTTATCAATAAGGTCGACCGCGAGGGTTTGTCTCCCCTCGACCTGATCGACGAAATCCAGGGCAAGCTGGCGCTCGACCTGACGCCGGTGCTCTGGCCGATCGGGCAGGGCGTCGACTTCCACGGCTATCTCGACCTGCTCGAGAAGCGCGTGCTCTCCCCGCAAGGCAAGCCGGTCGCCGACTATGATGCGATTGAAGACCTGCTGGACAACGAGACCCTGGTCGAGGACCCGGTTTTCATGACGGCGCTGGAAACGCTTGAAATGGCGACCGCCATGCTGCCGCCGTTCGATCTCGAAACGTTTCATGCCGGGCATCTGAGCCCGGTGCTGTTCGGCTCGGCGCTCAAGGGCATCGGCGTAGCCGAATTGTTGCGCACGCTGGGTGAATGGGGACCTGAGCCGCGTCCGCAACCGGCAATCCCCGCGCCGATCGCGCCCAATGACAAGAAGGTCACCGGGTTCGTCTTCAAGGTGCAGGCGAATATGGACGCCAACCACCGCGACCGTATCGCCTTTGTCCGTCTCTGCTCGGGTACTTTCACCCGCGGCATGCGCCTCAAGAATGTCCGCTCGGGCAAGGACATGGCTGTATCGAACCCGATGTTCTTCTTCGGCAATGACCGCGAGCTGGCCGAGCAGGCGGTGGCAGGCGACATCGTCGGCATTCCCAATCACGGCACGCTGTCGGTGGGCGATACGCTGACCGAAGGAGCCACCGTCAATGTCACCGGCATTCCGAATTTCGCTCCGGAAATCATCCGCCGCGTACGGCTGACCGATGCGATGAAAACCAAGCAGATGGCCAAGGCACTGAGCGATCTTTCGGAGGAGGGGGTCACCCAGGTGTTCCGCCGCATGGTCGGCGCCGACTGGATCGTGGGCGTGGTGGGGCAGTTGCAGCTCGAAGTGCTCTCCGCGCGCGTCGCCAAGGAATATGGCGTGCCGATCACCTTCGAGAGCCTCAATTATGAAGTCGCGCGCTGGGTCGAGAGCGACGACCCCAAGGAGCTCGACCGGTTTATCACCGCGCAGAAGATGAACATGGCCGAGGACCGGACCGGCGCGCCCGTATTTCTCGCGCAGAACGCCTGGTGGGCCGACCGCGCCAAGCAGGATTTCCCCAAGATCCGCTTCCTCACGACGAAGGAACGGCATTGAGCGCGGAACGCATCGAGGAGTTCCTCTCCGCAGTGAAGTCGGCCTTTGCCGGCAACACGCTGATCAAGCTCAAGCTGGGCGGCTATCATGGCGGCGAGCCGGACCTCAAATCGGTGGACGTCAAGAAGATCGTGGCCAAGGGGGTGGAGAAGTTCAGCTTCACCGTCCACTACAAGACGCGCGACATCATCAAGAATTTCATTCAGCCCGAGGCACTAGGCCAGCTGCGCAATGCGCTCAAGGACGACTTCCGCAGCGCCCAGCTCGCTACGTCGGAATTCGACCTGAGCTTCGAGCGCAATGGCGACAAGGTGCGGCTGAAGCGCACCGAAGTGGCCGGCCGCGCCGCGCCCTCCACCGACCATGATCGCGCCAAGAACCGCCCGCTGACCGAAACCGGCAAGCCCTATCTGCATGCCCTGGGGATCACGGGCAAGGATGGCGTGGTGCGCAATGATGCGCAGGATAAGTTTCGACAAATCAACAAGATGGTCGAAATTTTCGCGCCTTTGATTCAAGCGATCAAGGCCGATAAGCCCCGCATCGTCGATATGGGCGCCGGCAAGGGCTATCTCGATTTCGCGCTCTACGACTACCTAGCGAACGCTGCCAAGCGGCCGGCCGAAATGATCGGCGTCGAGATGCGCGCCAAGCTTGTAGCGGATGGAAATGCGACCGCTGCGGCGTCGGGGTTTGCGGGCCTCAAGTTCGTATCGGGCACCATTCTCGACTATGACGCATCCGGCAGCGATGCGGTGATCGCGCTACACGCCTGCGACACCGCCACCGACGACGCCATTTTTAAAGGCATTAGCGCCGGAGCTTCGCTGATCGCCGTCGCCCCTTGCTGCCACAAGCAGATCCGCCGCCAGATGGAAGCAGGCAAGCCGGCCAGCGAGCTCGAGGTGCTGCTGCGGCACGGCATCTTCCTTGAGCGGCAGGCCGAAATGGTCACGGACACGCTCCGTGCCTTGCTGCTTGAACTCAGCGGCTATCGTACCAAGGTGTTCGAATTCGTATCGGACGCGCACACGCCCAAGAACAACCTGATCGTCGCCGAGAAGGACGGAAGGGCCGGGCGCGACCGCGAAGCCGTGCTCAAGCAGATCGCCGAGGTAAAGGCGATGTTCGGCATCGAGAAGCACTATCTCGAAGGGTTGCTGGGGCTGTAGAGGGGGCTCCCTTACCTCGCCCCTCTGGGGAGAGGTAAGGGGCAACGCCGCCGGGTGAGGGGTCTTTTCTTGGCGCGATGTTGGCGGAGACAACCCTCACCCGACCCTAGCGGGTCGACCTCTCCCCGGAGGGGCGAGGTAAGAGCCTGCCTTCCAAACCCGGCGCCCATCCCCTATATCGACACCATGACCAAGATCACCTTCGTCCAGCAGGACGGCCAGCGTATTGAAACAGAGGCCCAGAACGGCGCGACCGTTATGGAAACCGCCATCATGAACGGCATTCCGGGCATCATCGCCGAATGCGGCGGCGCCTGCACATGCGCGACATGCCATGTCTACGTCGATGACGCCTGGACCGAGACGGTTGGCGGACCCTCGAACATGGAAGAGGACATGCTCGACTTCGCCTTCGACGTGAAGGCGCAGAGCCGCCTGAGCTGCCAGATCAAGGTCAAGGACGCGCTGGACGGTCTCGTCGTGCACGTCCCAAGCCGCCAGGGCTGACCCGTAGACGGTCAGTCTTCGTTGGCGCAACGGGTATAGATGTAAGGATAGCCCCAGTCCGCCTCCACCTGCGGGACCTCGTCGTAGAGATAGAACAGATCCTGGCCGACCCAGAAGGCAAAGAAGCTTGGGCCGCCTGCGATAGGCTCCCACATCGCGCCCTCGTTGAGCCTTTGCAGTTCCATCGCGGCGTCGGCTTCGGTCTCGCGTGGGCCGAGATAGAAAATGTGGGTTTCGTCCGCCGCTTTGATGCGCACTGGTCGTTCGCATGTCGCGAGGACCGTGTCGGGTATACCCATCTCCCTGGTGGGAATACGGATCGTCCACGCCCCGACAAACGTCTCGGAGCGGCCAGGGTCGATGCCGGCGAATGGTTCCGGCTGCGCCAGGGGCATCAGGGCGAAGGCGGCGCCAGGGCACACCAGCAGGCTGATGGGGGCGACCAGGAGGCGGGCAAGCGTTGGAAGCACTTTATTGACCCTCTTTCACACCGGCTGCCCGGCCATTCGCATCTTGGCAAGCAAAATATTCTATCAGTGCGGCCGCGAAAGATTCATTTGGCGGCTCGGGCAGCAAGCTGCGCCGGACATTCCAAGCGGACCCCTCGCAGGGAAATATAAAAGCGATTGAATTTCAACGCCTTGTTGCAATGGGCTGGTTTGGATTATTTTCTCGCCACTCACCACTAGGATTCCAATGGGCCA comes from Devosia oryziradicis and encodes:
- a CDS encoding YbaN family protein; translated protein: MLRPVYFVLGVLMVALGIIGIFVPLMPTTTFLILAAWCFARSSRRAEAWILNHPKFGPPIVAWREHRAIARRYKFMSIGGMALGMALFVLTAHPAWWVAGLVALVLIGLAAYVGTRPEPGPALLDDDKSALS
- a CDS encoding epoxide hydrolase family protein, which encodes MTAITPFKIAIDDAAIEDLHLRLRMARFPETFSGDWSRGQPVSLIRELAGQWLNSYDWRAWEAKLNAYPQFLTEIDGQTIHFLHVRSPEADAVPLVLTHGWPSSVVEFLPIIDQLTNPSAHGKPGAQAFHLVIPSLPGYGFSRPLAGPGWEAVRTAKAWDVLMKRLGYQRYGAQGGDGGALVTRELAILAPEGLIGVHMQQVFAFPSGAPGEMDKLSPFELAGFANLEKFQKYNGYADIQSKRPGTHAYGLVDSPVAQLAWNAELFFGFEGEAVATMDRELFLTNASIYWFTNTGSEQGNFFLETTQTGGGYREIPTAVPTAVASFPNDFRSVRTFVERSFSNIVQWSEMESGGHFATIDATDGLIGDIRSFFSQVR
- a CDS encoding helix-turn-helix domain-containing protein — its product is MHQLERRDDVHPLVETVTHSVFTSTGSVEFLPDQCWDITFIRNRQGTFVLRTGLTTRPIQFDVEPGDENFTIAFKPFAYMPLMPGDVMRDEGVMLDMAGPDRFMLGTQSFEIPRLDSVEDFVRRLASTEAVGANRLVASVVSGHPDAATERTLQRHFLKTTGLTLKTYGQIARARRALTMLGAGTPAAEVAYALGYSDQPHLIRSLRTFMGTTPGQVARAPKGSLSAPG
- a CDS encoding peptide chain release factor 3 encodes the protein MSLATAAEAAPRSTAEPFRTRRTFAIISHPDAGKTTLTERLLAAAGAIQQAGAVRGKAGVRSTRSDWMEMEQQRGISITSSVMTFDYDGLTLNLLDTPGHSDFSEDTYRTLTAVDAAIMVIDAAKGIESQTLKLFEVCRLRDIPIITFINKVDREGLSPLDLIDEIQGKLALDLTPVLWPIGQGVDFHGYLDLLEKRVLSPQGKPVADYDAIEDLLDNETLVEDPVFMTALETLEMATAMLPPFDLETFHAGHLSPVLFGSALKGIGVAELLRTLGEWGPEPRPQPAIPAPIAPNDKKVTGFVFKVQANMDANHRDRIAFVRLCSGTFTRGMRLKNVRSGKDMAVSNPMFFFGNDRELAEQAVAGDIVGIPNHGTLSVGDTLTEGATVNVTGIPNFAPEIIRRVRLTDAMKTKQMAKALSDLSEEGVTQVFRRMVGADWIVGVVGQLQLEVLSARVAKEYGVPITFESLNYEVARWVESDDPKELDRFITAQKMNMAEDRTGAPVFLAQNAWWADRAKQDFPKIRFLTTKERH
- a CDS encoding class I SAM-dependent methyltransferase — protein: MSAERIEEFLSAVKSAFAGNTLIKLKLGGYHGGEPDLKSVDVKKIVAKGVEKFSFTVHYKTRDIIKNFIQPEALGQLRNALKDDFRSAQLATSEFDLSFERNGDKVRLKRTEVAGRAAPSTDHDRAKNRPLTETGKPYLHALGITGKDGVVRNDAQDKFRQINKMVEIFAPLIQAIKADKPRIVDMGAGKGYLDFALYDYLANAAKRPAEMIGVEMRAKLVADGNATAAASGFAGLKFVSGTILDYDASGSDAVIALHACDTATDDAIFKGISAGASLIAVAPCCHKQIRRQMEAGKPASELEVLLRHGIFLERQAEMVTDTLRALLLELSGYRTKVFEFVSDAHTPKNNLIVAEKDGRAGRDREAVLKQIAEVKAMFGIEKHYLEGLLGL
- a CDS encoding 2Fe-2S iron-sulfur cluster-binding protein, producing the protein MTKITFVQQDGQRIETEAQNGATVMETAIMNGIPGIIAECGGACTCATCHVYVDDAWTETVGGPSNMEEDMLDFAFDVKAQSRLSCQIKVKDALDGLVVHVPSRQG